Proteins encoded together in one Luteimonas fraxinea window:
- a CDS encoding DksA/TraR family C4-type zinc finger protein → MATGWAGDGAVQDQIDATVKDAIERARSQLRSGPGLTHCEECDAPIPEARRRAVPGVRLCVACQAMHDDDDAHSGYNRRGSKDSQLR, encoded by the coding sequence ATGGCCACTGGTTGGGCTGGCGATGGCGCGGTGCAGGACCAGATCGACGCCACCGTAAAAGATGCGATCGAGCGTGCCCGCAGCCAGTTGCGCAGCGGGCCGGGGCTGACGCACTGCGAAGAATGCGACGCGCCGATTCCCGAAGCGCGACGTCGCGCGGTGCCCGGCGTGCGCCTGTGCGTCGCGTGCCAGGCCATGCACGACGATGACGATGCGCACAGCGGCTACAACCGACGCGGCAGCAAGGACAGCCAGCTGCGCTGA
- a CDS encoding TIGR03862 family flavoprotein: protein MADVRTPRLAIVGGGPAGLFAAERARAAGLDVDLFEAKGSVGRKFLIAGKGGLNLTHSESRPAFDAHYGARDAVVGSWLDRFDAQALRDWAAARGVPTFVGSSGRVFPEDLKAAPLLRGWVRQLREDGVRFLVQHRWTGWDDDGALVFETPDGSVRHVADATLLAMGGASWPELGSDGRWQPVLSARGVDVAPLVPANCGFDIGWSAHLAERHVGAPLKPVVLHWTGLDGTPHALQGECVLTTTGIEGSAIYAISGTLRDTIARDGSAVLNLDLAPGRNLERLQTDLARPRGRRSVGEHLRRATGLDAAKTGLLFELLDRAALDDPPRVAAAIKRLPLRLQAPRPIEEAISSAGGVRLEATGDALMLDALPGVFVAGEMLDWEAPTGGYLLTACYASAAVAVDGVLAWLQREKPAA from the coding sequence ATGGCTGATGTGCGTACGCCGCGGCTCGCCATCGTCGGTGGCGGGCCGGCCGGCCTGTTCGCTGCCGAACGCGCGCGCGCGGCGGGACTGGATGTCGATCTGTTCGAAGCCAAGGGCTCGGTCGGGCGCAAGTTCCTGATCGCCGGCAAGGGCGGCTTGAACCTCACCCATTCCGAGTCGCGCCCTGCCTTCGATGCGCACTACGGCGCGCGCGATGCTGTGGTCGGTAGCTGGCTTGACCGCTTCGACGCGCAGGCGCTGCGCGACTGGGCCGCGGCGCGCGGCGTGCCGACCTTCGTCGGCAGCTCCGGGCGCGTGTTTCCCGAGGACCTCAAGGCCGCGCCGCTGTTGCGCGGCTGGGTGCGGCAACTGCGCGAGGACGGTGTGCGCTTCCTTGTGCAGCATCGCTGGACCGGCTGGGACGACGACGGCGCGCTGGTGTTCGAAACCCCGGATGGCAGCGTGCGCCACGTCGCCGACGCCACGCTGCTTGCGATGGGTGGCGCCAGCTGGCCGGAACTCGGCTCCGATGGTCGGTGGCAGCCGGTGCTGTCGGCGCGCGGCGTCGACGTCGCCCCCTTGGTGCCGGCGAACTGTGGGTTCGACATCGGCTGGAGTGCACATCTCGCCGAGCGTCACGTCGGTGCGCCGCTGAAACCGGTGGTGCTGCACTGGACCGGTCTCGACGGTACACCGCATGCGCTGCAGGGCGAATGCGTGCTGACGACGACCGGCATCGAGGGCAGCGCGATCTATGCGATCTCCGGAACCTTGCGCGACACGATCGCCCGCGATGGCAGCGCAGTGCTGAACCTGGATCTGGCGCCGGGGCGCAATCTCGAGCGCCTGCAGACCGACCTGGCGCGTCCGCGTGGCCGCCGCAGTGTCGGCGAACACCTGCGCCGGGCGACGGGTCTCGATGCCGCGAAGACAGGATTGCTGTTCGAACTGCTCGATCGCGCCGCACTCGATGATCCGCCGCGCGTCGCCGCTGCGATCAAGCGCCTGCCGCTGCGACTGCAGGCGCCGCGACCGATCGAAGAAGCGATCAGCAGCGCCGGTGGCGTGCGTCTGGAGGCGACCGGCGATGCATTGATGCTCGATGCGCTGCCCGGCGTGTTCGTCGCCGGCGAAATGCTGGACTGGGAAGCGCCGACCGGCGGATATCTGCTGACCGCGTGCTACGCGAGCGCCGCGGTCGCGGTGGATGGCGTACTGGCGTGGCTGCAGCGCGAGAAGCCGGCCGCCTGA
- a CDS encoding pseudouridine synthase, with protein MSRPRFPPRDGVPASRLQLPPGPWASVFDALVAHFPRVDASIWRDRVARGRVLDAQGDPVTLQTPYRVGAEIGYYREVIDEPVIDAAERILHVDAHLVVADKPHGLPVAPTGAFVTQTLLTRLVATLGNPDLVPLHRIDRGTAGLVLFSADPASRAAYQALFRESRICKTYEALAPPLPALAFPMTRRSRIERGEPFFRMSEVDGAPNSETHIDLRERGVRLWRYALSPVSGRKHQLRVHMAALGAPILHDPWYPTLQDDDGARPPLQLLARALAFDDPLDGRPRRFESEFRLSESLD; from the coding sequence CCCGCGGTTTCCGCCGCGGGACGGCGTGCCGGCGAGCCGGCTGCAACTGCCGCCGGGCCCGTGGGCCAGCGTGTTCGATGCGCTGGTCGCGCATTTCCCGCGGGTCGACGCATCGATCTGGCGGGATCGCGTGGCGCGGGGCAGGGTGCTCGATGCGCAGGGCGATCCCGTCACGCTGCAAACGCCGTACCGCGTCGGCGCCGAGATCGGCTATTACCGCGAGGTCATCGACGAGCCGGTGATCGATGCGGCCGAACGCATCCTCCATGTCGACGCGCACCTCGTGGTCGCCGACAAACCGCATGGCCTGCCAGTCGCGCCGACCGGCGCCTTCGTCACCCAGACCCTGCTGACACGGCTTGTGGCGACGCTCGGCAATCCGGATCTGGTGCCGTTGCATCGCATCGATCGCGGCACGGCCGGGCTGGTGCTGTTTTCGGCCGATCCCGCGAGCCGCGCCGCGTACCAGGCGCTGTTCCGCGAATCGCGCATATGCAAGACATACGAAGCGCTGGCGCCGCCGCTACCGGCGCTCGCGTTCCCGATGACGCGCCGCAGCCGCATCGAGCGCGGCGAGCCGTTCTTCCGCATGTCCGAGGTCGACGGCGCGCCGAACAGTGAGACACACATCGACTTGCGCGAACGCGGCGTCAGGTTGTGGCGTTATGCGTTGTCGCCGGTCAGCGGACGCAAGCACCAGCTGCGCGTGCACATGGCCGCGCTCGGCGCGCCGATCCTGCACGACCCCTGGTATCCGACGCTGCAGGATGACGACGGCGCGCGGCCGCCGTTGCAGCTGCTGGCCCGCGCACTCGCATTCGACGATCCGCTCGACGGACGCCCGCGTCGTTTCGAATCGGAATTCCGGCTTTCGGAGTCGCTGGACTGA
- a CDS encoding VOC family protein, with the protein MALTLLLRCTDLERTRAFYTALPGFSVAPSTGDTLTITGHGARVVFTAADLWHRAPTLTGTLYFTVPDIDAVFVETQGRAQLAWTLQDMPYGAREFGIVDCNGYILAFQQGA; encoded by the coding sequence ATGGCCCTGACCCTGCTGCTGCGCTGTACCGATCTCGAACGCACCCGCGCGTTCTACACCGCCCTGCCCGGCTTTTCCGTGGCGCCATCGACCGGCGACACGCTGACCATCACCGGCCATGGCGCGCGCGTCGTCTTCACCGCTGCCGACCTCTGGCACCGCGCGCCCACGCTGACCGGCACGCTCTACTTCACCGTTCCCGACATCGACGCGGTCTTCGTCGAAACGCAGGGCCGCGCGCAGCTCGCGTGGACGCTGCAGGACATGCCCTATGGCGCCCGCGAGTTCGGCATCGTCGACTGCAACGGCTACATCCTGGCGTTCCAGCAAGGCGCCTGA
- a CDS encoding mechanosensitive ion channel domain-containing protein has translation MRFKDRLPVWLHDWLDIVLPIGQILLILIVAWLLRLLVRRIIERIGHRYTLPVEAVVGGRRVTSFLIYAAALLLILERMGVSGTVLWTAFTGFAAVAAVAFFAAWSVLSNIFCTMLILTTRPFRLYDHVELLENGEKPGLRGQVVDINLVYTTLRETDDGDGAGTSLQIPNSLFFQRALRRWRGGALPAARGGAAAGDPLDV, from the coding sequence GTGCGTTTCAAGGACCGCCTGCCCGTGTGGCTGCACGACTGGCTCGACATCGTCCTGCCGATCGGCCAGATCCTGCTGATCCTGATCGTCGCCTGGCTGCTGCGGCTGCTGGTGCGCCGGATCATTGAACGCATCGGCCACCGCTACACGCTGCCAGTCGAAGCCGTGGTCGGCGGGCGCCGCGTCACCTCGTTCCTGATCTATGCCGCGGCGCTGCTGTTGATCCTCGAGCGCATGGGCGTGTCCGGCACGGTGCTGTGGACGGCGTTCACCGGTTTCGCCGCAGTGGCGGCGGTCGCGTTCTTCGCCGCTTGGAGCGTGCTGTCGAACATCTTCTGCACGATGCTGATCCTCACCACGCGTCCGTTCCGCCTCTACGACCACGTCGAGCTGCTGGAGAACGGCGAGAAGCCCGGCCTGCGCGGCCAAGTAGTCGACATCAACCTCGTCTACACCACGCTGCGCGAGACCGACGACGGCGATGGAGCAGGCACCAGCCTGCAGATTCCCAACAGCCTGTTCTTCCAGCGTGCGCTGCGCCGCTGGCGTGGCGGCGCGCTGCCTGCGGCACGTGGCGGCGCCGCCGCAGGCGATCCGCTGGACGTCTGA
- a CDS encoding AI-2E family transporter, whose translation MPASQDLAYFTRQVLIVLALLAVLVLCWALTPVFMLVFGAIVVAALLLSLAGLLRRFVPIPHGVALAIVLVVLIGGLGLLLWMFGAQATRELATLTDTLPAAYAQFQQWLGETSVGSLIQEQLDTIGDNMGRIASGAGAIAMTVSSGTIDMFLVLVGAIYIAAQPEMYRNGLLHLVPPSAKKAAADALDSSGRALRLWLGGQLVAMLVVGIMTGIGLWLLGVPAAFALALIAFLLDFVPIIGPIVAAIPGILLAFTVSPQVGFATIALYVVLQQIESNVLQPLIQQRAVELPPALLLFSLVIFGSLQGAAGLLLAAPLTVVVYVLVKRLYVREVLGGDTVVPGERED comes from the coding sequence ATGCCCGCGTCGCAGGATCTCGCGTACTTCACCCGTCAAGTTCTGATCGTCCTCGCACTGCTTGCCGTGCTGGTGCTGTGCTGGGCGCTCACGCCGGTCTTCATGCTGGTATTCGGCGCGATCGTCGTCGCCGCGCTGCTGCTGTCGCTGGCCGGACTGCTGCGCCGCTTCGTGCCGATACCGCACGGCGTCGCGCTGGCGATCGTGCTCGTCGTGCTGATCGGCGGCCTGGGCCTGCTGCTGTGGATGTTCGGCGCGCAGGCCACGCGCGAACTCGCCACGCTCACCGACACGCTGCCAGCGGCCTACGCCCAGTTCCAGCAGTGGCTGGGCGAGACCAGCGTCGGCAGCCTCATCCAGGAGCAGCTCGACACCATCGGCGACAACATGGGCCGCATCGCCAGCGGCGCCGGCGCGATCGCGATGACGGTCTCCAGCGGCACGATCGACATGTTCCTCGTGCTGGTCGGCGCGATCTATATCGCCGCGCAGCCGGAGATGTACCGCAACGGCCTGCTGCATCTGGTACCGCCGTCGGCGAAGAAGGCCGCGGCCGATGCGCTCGATTCCAGCGGTCGTGCGCTGCGCCTGTGGCTGGGTGGCCAGCTCGTCGCGATGCTGGTCGTCGGCATCATGACCGGCATCGGTCTGTGGCTGCTGGGCGTGCCGGCCGCGTTCGCGCTTGCGCTGATCGCGTTCCTGCTCGACTTCGTGCCGATCATCGGGCCGATCGTCGCCGCCATTCCCGGCATCCTGCTGGCCTTCACGGTCAGCCCGCAGGTCGGCTTCGCGACGATCGCGCTCTACGTCGTGCTGCAGCAGATCGAGAGCAACGTGTTGCAGCCGCTGATCCAGCAACGCGCCGTCGAACTGCCGCCCGCGCTGCTGCTGTTCTCGCTGGTGATCTTCGGCAGCCTGCAGGGCGCCGCTGGTCTGCTGCTCGCAGCGCCGCTGACGGTCGTCGTCTACGTGCTGGTCAAGCGGCTCTACGTGCGCGAAGTGCTGGGCGGCGACACCGTGGTGCCGGGCGAGCGCGAGGACTGA
- a CDS encoding RidA family protein: MKRIDAGPRMSEATIYNDTVYCAGQVPESKGADIGTQTREVLEAIDALLAQAGSDKTRILQAQVVLADIADFAGMNAEWDRWVVAGQGPARATIEGRLADPGWRIEIIVTAALT; this comes from the coding sequence ATGAAGCGCATCGACGCCGGCCCACGCATGTCCGAGGCCACGATCTACAACGACACCGTCTACTGCGCCGGGCAGGTGCCCGAGAGCAAGGGCGCCGACATCGGCACGCAGACGCGCGAGGTGCTCGAGGCCATCGATGCGCTGCTCGCGCAGGCCGGCAGTGACAAGACGCGGATCCTGCAGGCGCAGGTGGTGCTCGCCGACATCGCCGATTTCGCCGGCATGAACGCCGAATGGGATCGTTGGGTGGTGGCGGGTCAAGGGCCGGCGCGCGCGACGATCGAAGGCAGGCTCGCCGATCCGGGCTGGCGCATCGAGATCATCGTGACCGCTGCGCTGACCTGA
- a CDS encoding DUF6165 family protein: MSTLMAPVSIGELADKITILEIKAERIGDAQKLVNVRTELDGLLPLWAPLADKQPEMAELKTALREANTRMWDVQDALRAKEAAQDFGDEFIELARAVARHNGDRIEVKNTINRLAGSRFVEEKQYRA; this comes from the coding sequence GTGAGCACTCTGATGGCCCCGGTGTCGATCGGCGAACTCGCCGACAAGATCACCATCCTCGAGATCAAGGCCGAGCGCATCGGCGATGCACAGAAGCTGGTCAACGTCCGCACCGAACTCGACGGCCTGCTGCCGCTGTGGGCACCCCTGGCGGACAAGCAGCCCGAGATGGCCGAACTCAAGACCGCGTTGCGCGAAGCCAATACACGCATGTGGGACGTGCAGGACGCGCTGCGCGCGAAGGAAGCCGCGCAGGATTTCGGTGACGAATTCATCGAGCTCGCACGCGCAGTCGCGCGGCACAACGGCGACCGGATCGAGGTCAAGAACACGATCAACCGGCTCGCCGGTTCGCGCTTCGTCGAAGAGAAGCAGTACCGCGCCTGA